The following are from one region of the Chitinivibrio alkaliphilus ACht1 genome:
- a CDS encoding Ig-like domain-containing protein, whose product MFGGNQKILNVCFVLCTFLLGNVWADRLDIGDDFDNPVLDPFLIQHSMYAQESFKVGDAGSSPRAGIVGTAGIFDGGDFTINTEDGAFLQEITGWSSSINENAFLYYKTGGADFSPSERKQQVDADNVYEEFEPYRRPLLPNTDNVIFEGGDDISNGSIEPGHYGTLGGRNNTLLAGTYFFESINLWDNSVTTITPNNGSYRTVIYVKEDITSRTTPYIVPEGFEDDDGDISIPEEALGEILIIGLSAINLGDDATIVGTLLAPNGEIEFRWGSRLLGQILALKFKSNGIDGGDGIDFIPIIRDEISIGESVFNEHQNQDKTPDRIDLHDGTTQSYDTTITVQINAVPENKSVKIFYTLAGDGFDHGTYFHHGTEDDRRESSGRLVFEEGDTAKTIDVHIIDDLVHDGDRDFFVIVDSTVTNDPNDNYDVLVPEEPFVITITEDDPENTPPDDIILDTQSVKENQPGGTVVSSVVVEDDNDNVKTVAVTNGAPFSVTGNPAAGWELVTDEEFNYDEPEEPRSFDVKITATDELGESLEKTFTIGITPVNDNAPEGSDAEFSTYINTPLDASIPEGRDDDLPEDNTTLTYHVVGKPGSGVVEITNAEEGRFTYTPDPGFVGVDSFTYRIRDEVDYSNWYDASDPDVDSVLYSEEYTITITVKNNILPDIDLSSDGGLVFADDSVDIVLDFSDGDLFPDVPDFTLSYTVTYAGDVVTDTLSRDEISSEGTVYTERIYVDSFVTRENTAATGFDLSLSLTADGDWNPEKKMFPIKYVSSTPLQR is encoded by the coding sequence ATGTTTGGTGGGAACCAAAAAATACTGAATGTGTGTTTTGTGCTTTGTACGTTCCTTTTGGGAAACGTATGGGCAGATCGTTTGGATATCGGAGATGATTTTGATAATCCTGTGCTTGATCCCTTTTTAATCCAGCACTCAATGTATGCGCAAGAAAGTTTTAAGGTCGGTGATGCGGGGAGTTCACCACGGGCTGGTATCGTTGGGACGGCCGGTATATTCGATGGTGGTGATTTTACCATCAATACTGAAGATGGTGCTTTCTTGCAGGAAATAACAGGGTGGAGTAGCAGCATCAATGAAAATGCTTTTTTGTATTATAAAACCGGCGGAGCTGATTTCAGCCCGTCTGAGAGAAAACAGCAGGTGGACGCTGATAATGTCTATGAAGAATTTGAACCATATCGTCGCCCCCTTCTTCCAAACACAGATAATGTTATCTTTGAGGGGGGGGATGATATTAGTAACGGTAGTATCGAGCCAGGACATTATGGTACCTTAGGAGGGAGAAATAATACGCTTTTAGCAGGCACCTATTTTTTTGAAAGTATTAACTTATGGGATAATTCTGTTACAACGATAACTCCTAATAATGGAAGCTATAGGACAGTTATCTATGTAAAAGAAGATATTACAAGTCGTACAACTCCTTACATCGTTCCTGAAGGATTTGAGGATGACGATGGGGATATTTCGATACCAGAAGAAGCCTTGGGTGAGATCTTGATTATCGGATTGTCTGCCATCAATTTAGGAGATGATGCGACCATAGTTGGGACATTACTTGCTCCAAACGGAGAGATAGAGTTTCGTTGGGGGTCCCGTCTTTTGGGGCAGATTTTAGCGTTGAAGTTCAAGAGTAATGGCATAGACGGTGGAGACGGTATTGATTTCATCCCCATAATCCGTGATGAGATATCTATTGGTGAAAGCGTATTCAACGAACACCAAAATCAGGATAAAACACCCGATAGAATAGACCTTCACGATGGAACCACTCAATCTTACGATACCACCATTACCGTACAGATTAATGCGGTTCCCGAAAATAAAAGTGTTAAAATATTCTATACCCTTGCAGGAGACGGCTTTGACCATGGAACCTATTTCCATCATGGTACAGAGGATGATCGCCGTGAATCTTCGGGTCGTTTGGTATTTGAAGAAGGGGATACAGCAAAAACCATTGATGTCCATATCATAGATGATCTGGTCCATGACGGGGACCGGGATTTCTTTGTTATTGTCGATAGTACTGTTACCAATGATCCTAATGACAATTACGATGTACTCGTTCCAGAAGAACCCTTCGTTATTACCATTACAGAAGACGACCCGGAAAACACTCCTCCCGATGATATTATTCTGGATACTCAGTCTGTAAAAGAAAATCAGCCTGGCGGGACAGTGGTTTCTTCTGTTGTTGTTGAAGATGACAATGATAATGTGAAAACTGTTGCAGTGACAAACGGGGCCCCCTTTTCTGTGACGGGAAACCCTGCCGCCGGCTGGGAGTTGGTGACCGATGAGGAGTTTAACTATGATGAACCGGAGGAACCTCGGTCTTTTGATGTAAAAATTACCGCCACGGATGAACTGGGTGAATCTCTGGAAAAAACTTTCACCATAGGTATTACCCCCGTAAACGATAACGCCCCTGAAGGCAGTGATGCAGAATTTAGCACGTATATAAATACCCCCCTTGATGCATCTATCCCCGAAGGACGTGATGATGATCTTCCTGAAGATAACACCACCCTAACCTATCATGTGGTAGGTAAACCTGGGAGTGGAGTTGTTGAAATTACCAATGCAGAAGAAGGCCGTTTTACCTATACTCCGGACCCCGGGTTTGTGGGAGTGGATTCTTTTACCTATCGCATACGTGATGAGGTGGATTACAGTAACTGGTACGATGCAAGTGATCCCGATGTTGATTCGGTGCTGTACAGTGAAGAATACACCATCACCATCACCGTGAAAAACAATATTCTTCCTGATATCGATCTCAGCAGTGACGGAGGGCTTGTCTTTGCCGATGATTCCGTGGATATTGTCCTTGATTTTTCCGATGGAGACCTCTTTCCCGATGTACCCGATTTCACCCTTTCCTATACCGTGACCTACGCGGGGGATGTGGTGACAGATACGCTTTCCAGGGATGAAATTTCTTCTGAAGGTACTGTGTATACAGAACGGATATATGTAGACAGCTTTGTAACCCGTGAGAATACCGCTGCTACTGGTTTTGATTTGTCCCTCTCCTTAACAGCAGATGGTGACTGGAACCCCGAAAAAAAGATGTTTCCTATAAAATACGTCAGCTCAACCCCCCTGCAGAGATAG
- a CDS encoding chitobiase/beta-hexosaminidase C-terminal domain-containing protein, translating into MVVTDPAGADTPEGESSFLFTEMYETGPVSAYARHFRYINSVMAQSDIIEQENRLPVPEADPEGGMLYADDSLFLSVDLSDENLYPDNPQYLIEYRVTYDGVTAEAVQGDAESDVGIFLDTIVDRDNRAALDFKIDARTLSTDAADPWESSGWVDFTYEIRKLLTDPSSSVQDDFWKSYELDIWAEHDFDEDGASVNPFAVPATITGHKNGDDFSHDATEDEAAVLRFTETTSFTFWAEDERYISSDSVSDNLLEETQRILPRTLADPAAGDVNTDDAYIFYDAEWEFDLYLNPDDTYYDDVQEGDFSFTAQFPDAWPHDDIRIGDRARDVRESVAIARDDIDHLISEGREDLPLTLQSISEEPFWVDSDPVTERYTFRRISLELVSDWSPEKETVTVTITAHDPVSEDELVDAEIFYTYMGETVEVESGEEFTVENGDILAATARRPGYMPADESALGIFTLDGVITIDYENRIYDNRNNEGLRIRINSNLPEVEYRVEQDVMDDDVRSWRPVAEIGAWFTVDNEEFALDFPPKYSEVRISVRGDDLIEDDEVIITGATADTSLSIRKLPQVEITPEGGDFPGVQEIQISGDRDDAEEFAIWYTKNDGDTTLYDGSFEIDASAEITAWSTAFDWLPSDPVTEVYTRETLQLPATLPHIFDEEVNDDGPYIFHGEQWDLKLFLDPDDTHFDRLERGEFDLTWRGSIEGESGRFTEDLSVRRSFVDEEIARGKTSLDLVLQTLPREDDGYWLPSETVELSYAYREMDLSLEIVAGEEYSRERDLVFTVEDGVDGQRLGDARGFYNYDGGAIDPDDEDTYEGRVRPGDTITIPNGITMNALALRSGYIPKELDDDAGRFEKRVRLEITPDDRTYYGEFLDVEITSNVVPFFYHIDGGDVVEVSRTDTAFTITGDMPDPGGEIPKEITAFVQDREALTGDLEVSHEFIRRRLENPRIFPESGDYVGDVTVEMDHGVSDVFIHYSDGDVPTLRDSEYEEDFPVTPDTILTAKAFYDEDQVAESGAGGWLASDTSRVEYRRVARPDSAALFDRTADGRVDSVAVYLVDSFPELTLPDSIRLTLPGFSSLRITDTSRMQLQEGDILGVTVTEIDEIETFFSPGEYLEVYGDRYENDAAFTVHDSIAPVLLRAHLLSGEIDPDGVRDVDTLTVRFSEPLRGLEEGRPDRDALFNLGMSTEERYSGEFSFYEEVDERTVSFLVHEYYGRLYPYTNDSIWIRTKASTDIEDLGGAVQDNPENRKVPLISEPLGLNVRMDAFWIRDAHDFQSFGSYEDLGAPMSGYTYEVNLGGAIIIDPQVPFSEEQVRSEPFDASVVILDEVGNRVVSVDGRDDSKENIQVIPVFMRTRKGDSRYVLAVLWDGTNHRGRQVHSRSYKILAATRWPGGSSRIRINGVIPVIQPY; encoded by the coding sequence ATGGTGGTTACTGATCCTGCTGGGGCAGACACCCCTGAAGGAGAATCTTCCTTCCTTTTTACGGAAATGTATGAAACAGGTCCTGTTTCCGCCTATGCGCGCCATTTTCGCTATATCAATTCAGTGATGGCTCAAAGTGATATTATTGAGCAGGAAAATCGACTCCCCGTGCCGGAGGCAGACCCCGAAGGGGGGATGCTCTATGCTGATGATTCCCTGTTTTTGTCGGTGGATCTTTCCGATGAAAATCTCTATCCTGATAATCCGCAGTATCTCATAGAATATCGTGTGACTTATGACGGAGTAACCGCCGAGGCGGTTCAGGGTGATGCCGAGAGTGATGTGGGTATTTTTCTGGATACCATCGTTGACCGGGATAACCGGGCTGCTTTGGATTTTAAAATAGATGCCCGTACCCTTTCAACGGATGCTGCCGACCCCTGGGAAAGCAGTGGTTGGGTGGATTTTACCTACGAAATCAGAAAGCTCCTCACGGACCCATCTTCATCGGTGCAGGATGATTTCTGGAAAAGCTATGAATTGGATATATGGGCAGAGCATGATTTTGACGAAGATGGAGCTTCTGTAAATCCCTTTGCGGTTCCGGCGACCATCACCGGTCATAAAAACGGTGACGACTTTTCCCATGATGCCACGGAGGATGAAGCCGCCGTTTTGAGGTTTACCGAAACCACTTCTTTTACCTTCTGGGCAGAGGATGAGCGGTATATCTCCTCCGACAGTGTGTCAGATAATCTTCTGGAAGAGACACAGCGCATTCTTCCGCGCACCCTTGCAGATCCTGCGGCGGGGGATGTCAATACTGATGATGCCTATATATTTTATGATGCGGAGTGGGAGTTTGATCTCTACCTGAATCCTGACGATACCTATTATGACGATGTACAGGAAGGCGATTTTTCCTTTACAGCCCAATTTCCCGATGCATGGCCCCACGATGATATCCGCATAGGAGACAGAGCCCGCGACGTGCGTGAGAGTGTTGCCATTGCCCGGGATGACATTGATCATCTTATTTCTGAGGGGCGTGAGGATCTGCCCCTTACCTTGCAAAGCATATCGGAAGAGCCCTTCTGGGTGGACAGTGATCCCGTTACGGAACGCTACACCTTCCGCCGTATATCCCTTGAACTGGTGAGTGACTGGTCACCGGAAAAAGAGACTGTTACGGTGACCATCACCGCTCATGATCCTGTATCAGAAGATGAGCTTGTCGATGCAGAGATTTTCTACACCTATATGGGTGAAACGGTGGAGGTGGAATCGGGAGAGGAGTTTACCGTGGAAAACGGGGATATCCTTGCTGCCACGGCCCGGCGTCCCGGCTATATGCCTGCCGACGAAAGCGCCCTGGGTATTTTTACCCTGGATGGGGTCATTACCATTGATTACGAAAACCGCATCTATGATAATCGCAACAATGAGGGCCTGCGTATCCGCATCAACTCCAATCTCCCCGAGGTTGAATACCGTGTGGAGCAGGATGTTATGGATGACGATGTGCGTTCCTGGCGCCCCGTTGCAGAGATCGGCGCATGGTTTACCGTGGACAATGAAGAGTTTGCCCTTGATTTTCCTCCTAAGTACAGTGAGGTACGAATCTCTGTTCGTGGAGACGATCTGATTGAGGATGATGAAGTGATTATCACCGGTGCCACGGCAGATACCTCCCTTTCTATCCGCAAGCTTCCGCAGGTGGAGATTACTCCTGAAGGCGGTGACTTTCCGGGAGTACAGGAAATACAAATTTCCGGTGATCGTGATGATGCAGAGGAGTTTGCTATTTGGTATACCAAAAATGACGGTGATACCACGCTCTACGATGGTTCCTTTGAGATTGATGCCAGTGCGGAAATCACCGCCTGGTCCACAGCTTTTGATTGGCTGCCATCCGATCCGGTGACAGAAGTCTACACCCGTGAAACCTTACAGCTTCCTGCTACTCTGCCCCATATCTTCGATGAAGAGGTCAATGATGACGGTCCCTATATTTTTCATGGCGAGCAGTGGGACCTGAAGCTTTTCCTTGACCCGGATGATACTCATTTTGATCGTCTTGAGCGGGGAGAATTTGATCTTACCTGGAGGGGATCCATAGAGGGAGAATCGGGCCGTTTTACGGAAGACCTCTCTGTACGTCGTTCCTTTGTTGATGAAGAAATAGCCCGGGGAAAAACCTCTCTTGATTTGGTGCTTCAGACCCTTCCCCGGGAGGATGATGGCTACTGGCTTCCCAGTGAGACCGTGGAGCTTTCCTATGCCTATCGGGAAATGGATCTCTCCCTTGAAATTGTTGCCGGGGAAGAGTACTCCCGCGAGCGTGACCTTGTGTTTACCGTAGAAGACGGCGTGGACGGACAAAGGCTGGGCGATGCCCGGGGCTTTTATAATTATGATGGCGGGGCCATTGATCCCGATGATGAGGATACCTATGAAGGCCGGGTCCGTCCCGGTGATACAATTACCATTCCCAACGGCATCACCATGAATGCCCTGGCCCTGCGCAGTGGATACATTCCCAAAGAGCTTGATGATGATGCTGGGCGTTTTGAGAAGAGAGTGCGTTTGGAAATCACCCCCGATGACAGAACCTATTACGGGGAGTTCCTTGACGTGGAAATCACCTCAAATGTGGTGCCCTTTTTCTATCATATAGATGGCGGTGATGTTGTTGAAGTTTCCCGTACGGATACGGCCTTTACCATTACCGGTGATATGCCTGATCCCGGCGGTGAAATCCCCAAAGAGATAACCGCCTTTGTTCAGGATCGTGAAGCCCTGACGGGAGATCTCGAAGTGAGCCATGAGTTTATCCGGCGCCGCCTTGAAAATCCCCGTATTTTCCCCGAAAGCGGCGATTATGTGGGTGATGTCACAGTGGAGATGGATCACGGGGTGTCTGATGTGTTTATACACTACAGTGACGGCGATGTCCCCACTCTCCGTGACAGTGAGTATGAGGAAGATTTTCCGGTAACCCCCGACACGATTCTTACGGCAAAGGCCTTTTATGATGAAGATCAGGTGGCTGAATCCGGTGCAGGTGGCTGGCTGGCATCAGATACGAGCCGTGTGGAATATCGCCGTGTGGCGCGTCCCGATTCGGCAGCCCTGTTTGACCGTACTGCCGATGGACGGGTTGACTCTGTGGCGGTGTATTTGGTGGATAGCTTTCCTGAGCTGACTCTGCCCGATTCAATTCGTCTCACCCTGCCTGGGTTTTCTTCTCTGCGTATTACCGATACCTCCCGTATGCAGCTCCAAGAGGGGGACATTTTAGGGGTTACGGTTACGGAGATTGATGAGATTGAAACCTTTTTCTCCCCTGGGGAGTATCTGGAGGTGTACGGAGATCGCTATGAGAATGATGCTGCCTTTACTGTTCATGATAGTATTGCACCGGTCTTGCTTCGTGCACACCTTCTTTCGGGAGAGATTGATCCCGATGGGGTTCGTGATGTAGACACCCTGACTGTCCGATTTTCCGAACCCCTTAGAGGGCTTGAGGAGGGTAGACCCGATCGAGATGCCCTGTTTAATCTCGGCATGTCCACGGAAGAACGCTATTCCGGTGAATTCTCCTTTTATGAAGAGGTGGACGAACGAACCGTTTCCTTTTTGGTACATGAGTATTATGGACGGTTGTATCCCTATACCAATGACAGTATTTGGATACGTACCAAGGCATCCACGGATATTGAAGATCTTGGCGGAGCAGTTCAGGATAATCCTGAAAATCGAAAAGTTCCCTTAATCTCAGAACCTCTTGGGCTGAATGTGCGCATGGATGCCTTCTGGATTCGTGATGCCCATGACTTTCAATCCTTTGGATCGTACGAAGATTTGGGAGCCCCCATGTCGGGATATACCTATGAGGTAAATCTTGGGGGAGCCATTATTATTGACCCACAGGTGCCCTTCAGCGAAGAACAGGTGCGCTCAGAACCCTTCGATGCATCCGTGGTAATTCTTGATGAAGTAGGGAATCGGGTTGTTTCCGTAGATGGACGAGATGATTCTAAGGAGAATATACAAGTGATACCCGTTTTCATGCGTACACGCAAGGGAGATTCTCGTTATGTCCTTGCGGTTCTGTGGGATGGCACCAATCATCGGGGACGGCAGGTACACTCTCGTTCATATAAGATACTTGCGGCAACGCGCTGGCCCGGAGGAAGCAGTAGGATTCGTATCAATGGGGTGATTCCCGTGATACAGCCCTATTAA